The following coding sequences lie in one Arachis ipaensis cultivar K30076 chromosome B05, Araip1.1, whole genome shotgun sequence genomic window:
- the LOC107641439 gene encoding uncharacterized protein LOC107641439 yields the protein MAAAMQATAEAFGQQMNNHGNDKNGAQRPMEIRTFAVLVNKCGIAEECLKKIVDARIPFNAIQSPYFQPALDGVAAIGLGFKRPSYDEMRVHLLAYLKRECQLLVEKYRSSWKNTGCTLMADEWTDQRQRTLINFLVYCPAGMSFVKTVDASDVIKTANALFNLFADVIEWVGPSNIVHVVTDNAANYVSAGKLIHEKYPNIFWSPCAAHCINLTLKDIASIPHIFDLASRASKMTVFVYNHMILLSWLRKRKSWIEIVRPGVTCFATVFITLKSIYDHKEDLQTLMVDKYFTSHKLSKSANGKIVSSIVLDSKFWQDCLTTVKIVGPLIKLLRLVDADEKPSLGIVYEGMQRAKNAIKTMFNCSEIGKLLIRHTRRYSWIEIVKKVLGGKVLREWHQDSNLVNGGGYTVGVLRICKKWQLHRKKRNYDPIDIQSIDTVDFWVMADEDDPEFTNGDVEGIESLIYTDNAMPSYPNDGGDMEVEVDMLDVVIESSNTSFGGISEDAGFGLPVYDGDIGTLNDDYDF from the exons atggctgcggctatgcaggccactgcagAGGCTTTTggacaacagatgaacaaccatggcaaCGACAAAAATGGAGCTCAGAgaccaatggagatcagaacTTTTGCTGTGTTGGTGAACAAGTGTGGGATTGCTGAAGAGTGTTTGAAGAAG ATTGTTGATGCACGTATTCCTTTCAATGCAATTCAATCACCTTACTTTCAACCTGCATTGGATGGTGTTGCTGCAATTGGACTTGGTTTTAAGAGACCGTCATATGATGAAATGAGAGTTCATTTGCTGGCTTATCTTAAGAGAGAGTGTCAATTGCTGGTTGAAAAGTATAGGAGCTCATGGAAAAACACCGGTTGTACACTGATGGCAGATGAGTGGACTGATCAAAGGCAACGAACTTTAATTAACTTTCTAGTTTATTGTCCTGCTGGTATGTCATTTGTTAAGACTGTTGATGCTTCTGATGTGATAAAAACTGCCAATGCATTGTTTAATTTGTTTGCTGATGTTATTGAGTGGGTCGGGCCTAGTAACATTGTGCATGTGGTCACTGATAATGCTGCTAATTATGTATCTGCTGGAAAACTTATTCATGAAAAATACCCAAATATATTTTGGTCTCCTTGTGCTGCCCATTGTATCAATCTTACTTTGAAAGATATTGCAAGTATTCCTCATATATTTGACCTTGCTTCCCGTGCTTCAAAAATGACTGTGTTTGTCTACAATCATATGATCTTATTGTCTTggcttagaaaaagaaaaagttggaTAGAAATTGTTCGACCAGGAGTCACATGTTTTGCCACTGTTTTCATTACTTTGAAAAGTATATATGATCACAAGGAAGATTTGCAGACATTGATGGTAGACAAATATTTTACTTCTCATAAGTTATCCAAAAGTGCTAATGGAAAGATTGTTAGCTCAATTGTCTTGGACAGTAAGTTTTGGCAAGACTGTCTTACCACTGTGAAAATTGTTGGTCCTCTTATTAAGTTGTTGAGGCTTGTTGATGCTGATGAAAAACCCTCTTTGGGAATCGTGTATGAAGGCATGCAAAGAGCAAAAAATGCTATCAAGACCATGTTCAATTGTTCAGAAATCGGAAAGCTGCTTATACGCCATACACGA AGATACAGCTGGATTGAGATTGTAAAGAAagttttgggagggaaagtgctaAGAGAGTGGCATCAAGACTCGAACCTG GTGAATGGTGGAGGCTACACGGTGGGAGTGCTCCGAATTTGCAAAAAATGGCA GTTGCATCGAAAGAAGAGGAATTATGACCCAATTGACATTCAAAGCATTGACACAGTAGATTTTTGGGTAATGGCAGATGAGGATGATCCTGAATTTACTAATGGAGATGTTGAAGGCATTGAAAGTTTAATATACACTGATAATGCTATGCCTTCGTATCCTAATG ATGGTGGAGACATGGAAGTTGAAGTGGATATGCTTGATGTTGTAATTGAATCCTCAAATACTTCTTTTGGTGGTATTTCTGAAGATGCTGGCTTTGGATTACCTGTTTATGATGGAGACATCGGAACACTTAATGATGATTATGACTTCTGA
- the LOC107641441 gene encoding F-box/kelch-repeat protein At3g06240-like produces MEKKYDQISNDLALEILAKLPVKSLKRFSCVQKSWLNLLENSNFKSMYYENLKSKTAYSSSLLLWRNFYDQRGDGNNVYKKDVYLLSGEKYENIVRLVLPSLVEEYDVPGMVIECVNGIICYSETYGRKGKKLKIGLWNPKTDERKIIPPSIIIDEPGFDLEVSVHGFGYDNMNDDYKVIQCVYYIDYEFYLDGPSPIWQIYSLKNNCWKKLELEMNHNEFLEQGSVKYLNGVCHWCCEEYGEEVIVSFNLSTETFQTTSIVLVQRNDAPPIRVLVVLNESLALISSLAENSCIEISILGEIGVKESWVKLFTVRHFLEIDFPFGMGNKCDVIYFIENYNDELASFDVITGKIIHNIGIKAEWFGAWIYKENLLSFTTRIN; encoded by the coding sequence ATGGAGAAAAAATACGATCAGATTTCTAATGATCTTGCATTAGAAATTCTAGCAAAATTACCTGTTAAATCTTTGAAGCGGTTTAGTTGCGTGCAAAAGTCTTGGCTAAATTTACTTGAGAATTCTAATTTCAAGAGTATGTACTACGAGAATTTAAAATCCAAAACTGCTTATTCATCGTCTCTGCTTCTATGGAGAAATTTTTATGACCAAAGAGGTGATGGAAACAACGTCTATAAAAAAGATGTGTATTTGCTTTCTGGAGAGAAGTATGAAAACATAGTTAGATTAGTTTTGCCAAGTCTGGTTGAGGAATATGATGTTCCCGGCATGGTTATAGAATGTGTTAATGGTATCATATGCTACTCTGAAACTTATGGTCGTAAGggaaaaaaactaaaaattggaCTTTGGAACCCCAAAACTGATGAGCGTAAAATTATTCCTCCGAGTATTATTATCGATGAGCCCGGCTTTGATCTAGAGGTAAGTGTTCATGGATTTGGTTATGATAATATGAATGATGACTATAAAGTGATTCAATGTGTATATTATATTGATTATGAATTTTACTTAGATGGACCTTCTCCAATTTGGCAAATTTATAGTCTAAAAAATAATTGTTGGAAAAAACTTGAGCTTGAAATGAATCACAATGAATTTTTAGAACAAGGTTCTGTAAAGTACTTAAATGGAGTATGCCATTGGTGCTGTGAAGAGTATGGAGAAGAAGTAATTGTGTCATTTAACCTCAGCACTGAAACGTTTCAAACCACATCGATTGTTTTGGTGCAAAGAAATGATGCTCCCCCTATTAGAGTTTTGGTAGTGCTCAACGAGTCTCTTGCTCTAATTTCCTCTCTTGCTGAGAATAGCTGTATTGAAATATCCATTTTGGGTGAAATTGGTGTGAAAGAATCTTGGGTGAAGCTTTTTACAGTTAGACACTTTCTAGAAATTGATTTTCCATTTGGAATGGGCAACAAATGTGATGTAATATATTTTATCGAAAACTATAACGATGAATTGGCTTCCTTTGATGTCATCACAGGCAAAATAATTCACAATATTGGTATCAAAGCAGAGTGGTTTGGTGCATGGATTTACAAAGAAAACCTCCTCTCTTTCACCACAAGAATTAATTGA